tgtttttatcaccatataagaaaatcttataaaatcatttatttatcttttttttcttgttctAATTTTGCTTTTTGGCAATCACATGGTTCTCCTGGTTTCTTATTCCCTTTATTTTTGCATGTACATACATGTCCTCCATGTTCATGTCCTTGATCATGTCCTTGATCATGTCCGTGATCGTGTCCATGGTCGTGTCCATGGTCATGTTCATGAGCGTGTTGAGGTTCATGTGTGTGTTCATGTTCATGATCGTGATCATGTACATATTCGGGATCAAAAAATG
The Plasmodium reichenowi strain SY57 chromosome Unknown, whole genome shotgun sequence DNA segment above includes these coding regions:
- a CDS encoding membrane associated histidine-rich protein → GFVFCLLYHAFLYHSIKSEHKAKKLHLEQEEHDDDYHYHPAPHFYPFFDPEYVHDHDHEHEHTHEPQHAHEHDHGHDHGHDHGHDQGHDQGHEHGGHVCTCKNKGNKKPGEPCDCQKAKLEQEKKDK